The DNA window AACACATAGTGAGCAAAACAACAAATACAATACAGTCCAAGCAAACTAAGAAGATACCTTGAAATTCCCTGATGAACTTTCCAAGTAATTTTTCACTTTGACCATTCAATCTTCCAGTCCCATAAGAATCAGCAATATCAAAGAGGTTCATTCCATTGTCCACAGCAAGATTAAAAGTCCTCTGAAGTTCATCATCCATGGCTTCCTGATAACCCCAAAGAAGCTGGTTTCCCCAAGCCCATGTACCAAATCCTATTGGAGACACACTTAGTGGCCCCACTTTCACCTGGTTTCACATTCATTATTCACACACCATTATCAATTTCAAAACACCTCAaattaaaagaaagaaagaaaagaaaagatacCTTCTGCCATGGCCAGAAGAGAGGGAGCTTAAGAGGGTTGTAGGATGAAGAAGGAAGAGAAAGCCCAGATGAAGGAGTGAATGAATTGATGAAGTATGGTGTGGTGGGAGTTAATGAGCTTGAAAAGAAAGCCCTAACCGGAAAAGAAGAAAGCTTTCTGGCAATGGCAAGTGAAGTTGGCTCATCAAGGAGAAGCATATGGGGTTGCCTAAAAGCCAACCAAGCAAAGATAACACGGATCCGTTGGCCATCTGACAGATTCTTCATAGCCATAACCTTACCTGTTAGGCCAAACTTTCCAATTGAACCCCTCATCTTTTCCTCCTCATTTCCAGGATACTCTTTGATCATATAATGCAAGGCCGGCATCTGCATGTCAAGCTTCTCAGTCAAGTGCTGATGGAACTGAGCAATTCTAAGGTGATTGTGTCGTCAGACCATGCCATCTAGAGGAAATAATTCCCCCGTCATCAGCTTCAGAAGTGTACTCTTCCCAGCTCCATTGGTTGATTAATAGGCAATTCGTGAGTCCAGATCAACTCCAAAATCAATGCATGCATGCATTCTAATCAAAAAACATATTTGAATTGAATCTACACttg is part of the Cannabis sativa cultivar Pink pepper isolate KNU-18-1 chromosome 5, ASM2916894v1, whole genome shotgun sequence genome and encodes:
- the LOC115716335 gene encoding uncharacterized protein LOC115716335 isoform X1, with translation MQMPALHYMIKEYPGNEEEKMRGSIGKFGLTGKVMAMKNLSDGQRIRVIFAWLAFRQPHMLLLDEPTSLAIARKLSSFPVRAFFSSSLTPTTPYFINSFTPSSGLSLPSSSYNPLKLPLFWPWQKVKVGPLSVSPIGFGTWAWGNQLLWGYQEAMDDELQRTFNLAVDNGMNLFDIADSYGTGRLNGQSEKLLGKFIREFQENGFNVMKHGVFLLWQKMKVDVYAIRDWRKTYICYIMWSTFI
- the LOC115716335 gene encoding uncharacterized protein LOC115716335 isoform X2; amino-acid sequence: MQMPALHYMIKEYPGNEEEKMRGSIGKFGLTGKVMAMKNLSDGQRIRVIFAWLAFRQPHMLLLDEPTSLAIARKLSSFPVRAFFSSSLTPTTPYFINSFTPSSGLSLPSSSYNPLKLPLFWPWQKVKVGPLSVSPIGFGTWAWGNQLLWGYQEAMDDELQRTFNLAVDNGMNLFDIADSYGTGRLNGQSEKLLGKFIREFQVLGQLHMPGEKGFRMTL
- the LOC115716335 gene encoding uncharacterized protein LOC115716335 isoform X3 — translated: MQMPALHYMIKEYPGNEEEKMRGSIGKFGLTGKVMAMKNLSDGQRIRVIFAWLAFRQPHMLLLDEPTSLAIARKLSSFPVRAFFSSSLTPTTPYFINSFTPSSGLSLPSSSYNPLKLPLFWPWQKVKVGPLSVSPIGFGTWAWGNQLLWGYQEAMDDELQRTFNLAVDNGMNLFDIADSYGTGRLNGQSEKLLGKFIREFQENES